The genomic window TCACATCACGCACGAGATTCtgtaatttatgaatttttaaacatttttttatacattattgtaaaatacgTCACATGGAATttaatttcttctattttcacaACAGGATCGAACaaccatatttttttatattgtttagtatataaaatttatcattcaaTACAGGTCAGTGCCattaatagcaataaaatataaccagaaaacatttttcacaaCAAAACACATCgacgtatatatattttgtgaattttattaatttagacgTAGAGtcaaagaaacatttataatttctcgttatttaaatCGAGCCAATTTCTTTGtgctttgaaataattatttataagtattttctTTACTTCGACataattcgtaaaaatgtaGTCGTTTATGAACACAAAGATGCGCGATTAGACCGAAGAatctctattttaaaaaatatcaggTACAACCAAGTCGTCATCTCCGTACTCTTCATTGTACTCCTCGGCTCCGGGCGGCACGAAAATTCCGCCGAGTACACCCGAGAGATTTTCACCCAGCCCCATCGCCGAAGCTACCCCAAAGACCAATCTCATCATCAACAGCCGCATAAAATTTACCACGTTGGTTTCCTTGCTCTGCAGCGATAGCTGCGTCGTTTTCTTCGATCTGCTATCTGCATATCGAATCTGCGAATTACGAGATACTTTTCAGAATATTCAAAGAGTGTAATTAAACGTTCCGAAGTGAGGAAGAGGTAAAAGTTAaagataattcaaaattatagtATCAAATAGTTCGAG from Solenopsis invicta isolate M01_SB chromosome 2, UNIL_Sinv_3.0, whole genome shotgun sequence includes these protein-coding regions:
- the LOC105198360 gene encoding uncharacterized protein LOC105198360, which encodes MRSRIILLGVLLICTSIRYADSRSKKTTQLSLQSKETNVVNFMRLLMMRLVFGVASAMGLGENLSGVLGGIFVPPGAEEYNEEYGDDDLVVPDIF